Proteins from a genomic interval of Opitutales bacterium:
- the glgA gene encoding glycogen synthase GlgA, giving the protein MSAGSETDTLKILMATPEVDPFIKIGGLADVVGALPKELGALGHDVRIVCPLYGGVKRLGDWTELPGVLIVNLGYGAEYGKVWQVTLPGVAATFYFIEHEQYFGREEVYAGPWGDHKDNDRRFTFLSRAAIDLCYFLDWKPDVIHCHDWTTGLLPVMLNTSERGTKMEDVATVMTIHNLKFQGIFRRETIHHARIPADYFRPDGLESMGFVNMMKGGLYHATKLTTVSPTYAREIQGPVGGCGLHFVLKYRAADLIGILNGIDTDVWNPVVDPHITSNFSSADIGGKAQCKAALQETLHLDVNSDKPVFGVVARLFEQKGLDILASIIDGLMEHTDMQLAVLGTGDAHLEHLFSDAACRYPGRVGVYIGFSNPLAHQLIAGSDFLIMPSRFEPCGLTQMYAMRYGTLPVVRNTGGLSDTVDPYVPEAGTGTGFRFDESSDHALYHTIEWAHDVYHRRPEAIEAMRLRAMARDSSWRQSAQDYADVYRWSVQTRRSMG; this is encoded by the coding sequence ATGTCTGCTGGATCTGAAACCGATACGCTCAAGATTCTCATGGCCACCCCGGAGGTGGATCCGTTTATAAAAATTGGCGGATTGGCTGATGTCGTGGGTGCCTTGCCTAAAGAGTTGGGAGCATTAGGCCATGATGTGAGAATTGTCTGTCCGCTCTATGGAGGCGTGAAGCGCTTGGGGGATTGGACAGAGCTTCCAGGGGTATTGATCGTCAATCTGGGATATGGGGCGGAATATGGTAAAGTTTGGCAAGTGACACTGCCCGGCGTTGCAGCCACTTTCTACTTCATCGAACACGAGCAGTATTTCGGGCGTGAGGAGGTGTATGCGGGCCCTTGGGGCGATCATAAAGACAATGACCGGCGCTTTACTTTTTTGAGCAGAGCGGCGATCGATCTCTGTTATTTTCTCGATTGGAAACCGGATGTGATCCACTGCCATGATTGGACGACTGGGCTGCTTCCAGTCATGCTCAATACCTCAGAACGCGGTACTAAAATGGAGGATGTCGCCACGGTGATGACTATCCATAATCTCAAATTTCAGGGTATTTTTCGCCGAGAAACGATCCATCATGCGCGTATTCCCGCGGACTATTTTCGCCCGGATGGTCTCGAGAGCATGGGTTTTGTCAACATGATGAAAGGGGGGTTATACCATGCCACCAAGCTCACGACGGTGAGTCCAACTTATGCGCGCGAGATCCAAGGCCCAGTGGGTGGCTGTGGCCTTCATTTTGTTCTAAAATATCGTGCGGCTGACCTGATCGGCATACTCAACGGAATCGATACCGACGTGTGGAATCCAGTGGTTGATCCGCACATTACGTCGAATTTCTCTTCGGCAGATATCGGAGGGAAGGCTCAGTGTAAGGCTGCTTTGCAGGAGACGCTTCATCTCGATGTGAATTCCGACAAACCAGTTTTTGGAGTGGTGGCTCGCTTATTTGAGCAGAAGGGACTCGATATTTTGGCTTCCATCATCGACGGCCTGATGGAGCATACTGATATGCAATTAGCCGTTCTCGGGACGGGAGATGCGCACCTCGAACACTTATTTTCCGATGCAGCTTGTCGCTATCCGGGACGCGTCGGGGTGTATATCGGGTTTTCCAATCCTTTGGCCCATCAATTGATTGCCGGCTCAGATTTCCTTATTATGCCCAGTCGTTTCGAGCCCTGCGGGCTTACTCAGATGTATGCCATGCGTTATGGCACGCTTCCCGTGGTGCGCAACACAGGTGGCCTATCCGATACCGTAGATCCCTATGTGCCGGAAGCAGGAACTGGCACGGGGTTTCGCTTTGATGAAAGCAGTGACCATGCTCTCTATCACACCATTGAGTGGGCTCATGATGTGTATCACCGTCGGCCTGAAGCGATAGAAGCGATGCGCTTGCGGGCCATGGCGCGTGATTCTTCCTGGAGGCAGTCTGCTCAAGACTATGCGGATGTCTACCGCTGGTCGGTACAGACCCGAAGATCCATGGGTTAG